In Cydia splendana chromosome 3, ilCydSple1.2, whole genome shotgun sequence, one DNA window encodes the following:
- the LOC134806832 gene encoding iduronate 2-sulfatase, with protein sequence MAANGITFENAFAQQALCAPSRNSMLTGRRPDSLQLYDFYSYWRDSVGNFTTLPQLFKQNGYDTYSVGKIFHPGASSNFSDDFPYSWTEEPYHPTTDKYKDAAVCKDKITNKLQKNLICPVDVISQPDHTLPDLQTLDYAVNILNERRNKSRPFLLAVGFHKPHIPLKFPQEYLDRVPIDNISPPKHLNLPKTIPTVAWHPWTDVRHRDDIARLNISFPFGTMPHEWTLKIIQSYYAAAIYVDDLVGSLMQHVDLKNTVVVLTSDHGWSLGENGLWAKYSNFDVALKVPLIFLIPGTEPNTISFPVELIDIFPTLAEITGLGEDIPKCTKKHEILCFEGKSLLDLTTQTENDTDEEYFAISQYPRPSVYPTRNTDKPKLKNIKIMGYSIRTNNYRYTEWVSFNHTLFTKDWNKLYGLELYDHITDPYEAHNVVSKLKYRRIRKFLSKLLRESVGLKENKNM encoded by the exons atggcggcaaatggtATAACGTTTGAAAATGCTTTTGCTCAG CAAGCTCTTTGCGCTCCGAGTAGAAATTCGATGTTAACGGGGCGCCGACCCGATTCGTTACAGCTGTACGATTTCTATTCATATTGGCGAGACAGCGTCGGCAACTTTACCACGCTACCTCAATTATTTAAGCAAAATGGCTACGACACGTACTCTGTTGGCAAAATATTCCACCCAGGTGCCAGTTCTAATTTTTCTGATGACTTCCCTTATAGCTGGACAGAGGAACCATACCATCCCACAACTGATAAATATAAAGACGCTGCCGTGTGCAAAGATAAAATAACTaataaactacaaaaaaatcttatatGTCCAGTTGATGTTATTAGCCAACCTGATCATACGCTGCCTGACTTACAAACCTTGGATTACGCGGTAAATATACTAAATGAAAGAAGAAATAAAAGTCGTCCATTCTTGCTAGCTGTGGGGTTTCATAAACCGCATATACCTTTAAAATTTCCGCAGGAATATTTAG ataggGTACCGATAGACAATATAAGTCCACCCAAACATCTAAACCTACCAAAGACCATACCAACAGTAGCGTGGCATCCATGGACGGACGTCCGGCATAGAGACGACATAGCCCGACTCAACATATCTTTCCCATTCGGCACCATGCCGCATGAGTGGACGCTGAAAATAATACAGAGTTACTACGCCGCAGCGATTTATGTGGACGACTTGGTTGGATCTCTCATGCAACACGTCGATTTGAAGAACACGGTCGTTGTTTTAACTAGTGATCATG GCTGGTCTTTAGGAGAAAACGGTCTCTGGGCCAAATACAGCAATTTCGACGTCGCATTGAAGGTTCCCTTGATTTTCCTAATACCCGGAACGGAGCCCAACACTATAAGTTTTCCGGTAGAGCTCATCGATATTTTCCCAACACTAGCTGAGATTACTGGTTTGGGTGAAGACATCCCTAAGTGCACTAAAAAGCATGAAATTTTATGTTTCGAAGGCAAAAGCTTGCTGGACTTAACAACACAAACGGAAAATGACACCGACGAAGAATATTTTGCAATAAGCCAATATCCAAGACCAAGCGTATATCCAACGAGAAACACCGATAAACCgaaactaaaaaatataaaaataatgggtTATAGCATAAGAACAAATAACTATCGATACACAGAATGGGTTTCGTTTAATCATACGCTTTTTACAAAAGACTGGAATAAACTGTATGGTTTGGAACTTTATGATCACATCACAGATCCATATGAAGCACACAATGTCGTTTCTAAACTTAAATACCGCCGCATTAGGAAATTTTTATCTAAATTACTAAGGGAATCTGTAGGTCTAAAAGAGAATAAAAACATGTGA